From the Sphingobacteruim zhuxiongii genome, the window GGGTTTATCATTCTCATCCAATACTTCGGTGATGATCAGCTCTGGATGTTGATGCCCACCTTGAAAGGCATCGCATTCTGTAAACGCAGCACTCATCTCTGTTGAAGCATATGTTGAATAGAGTTTGATAGGCCATTTCTCTTGGATTTTGCTTGCAAGAAGTGTTGGCTTTAAGTCCGCAGTTCGTAAAGCTTCGCCAATACAGATGACACCGCGGACAGAAGAAGCTTTGTAATCGATATTGTTCTCTTCTGCGTATTCTATCATTTTAAGAATGAATGAAGGGACCGCAATCAGGTATTTGGGTTCATAACGCAATATAGAGTCCCACTGTAAGGGTGGTACGCCAGCACCGACACGTATAATACCGGCGCCAAGTTTTCTTAGTCCTAAAAAATAAGCCATCCCGGCCATAAAACGGCGATCTATCGTGGTCATCAACTGTACTAAATCACCCTTTTCAACACCTGCACATTCAAAAGATAACAGCTCGTTATAAGCCAACCTTTCTAAATCATTTTCTGTTAATCCAAAAGTAACAGGATCGCCTAAGGTTCCTGACGTGGTAGAATAATCTCTTAGCTCTTTTTTTGGTACACAAAGGAAATCATCGTTATACAATTGAAGATCGGTTTTTGTAGTGACCGATACTTTTTGCAAATCGTCGATCGATTGAATACTCGTTAACTGAATATTTTCGGCCTTGAACTTCCGCTGATAAAATGGCGAATTACTCATCAAATATGCAATTTGCTTAATTAGCAAAGCGTTTTGGAAGGAGCGTATTTCCGCCTTTTCTTTTTTTTCTATGCTTGGAATCATGATTTCTTCTTTGCTTTTATTAAGCGCTTTTGGATATATTCTTTTGCTTTTTCTGAACTGATCTCTTTAGTCAGTACATTTTCGTAGTACTGAGCGGCTTTTTCCCAGTTGTTTTGGGAATAATAGTAGTCAGCAATTTCTTTATGTGTTAGCCAAAAATTTGGATTGCTGTCTTCGAATTGCGTTAATACTTCAGCAGACAATGATTTCTTTTGTTTTATCGCTTTTTCCAACAAGGGTAGCTGCCTTCTAAATATTAGAAAATTAGCAAAAGTATCTGTTTCTAGAAAGGGATCTGCTGGTATTTCAAGACTTTTAACCGCTTGAATCGGTTGATCACTTTTAAATATCTCTGCTAAGTTGTATGCCTCAAACGTGCCTAGTTGGTAGGGATTGTTTGAAACCCACATAATTAATTCATCTGGCTTAAATATGACTGCATGGTGTGCAATTAATTGGTTTAGCGCTTTTTCGTTTCCATAGCCGATATTACGATTGCTCATTCCAGTAACATCTCTTAGAATCGGAGCCAAGTCTTTAGGTTCATATGTTCTGTTCGACTTTATGGATTCTTTAAGTTTATCTAGGCGGTATTGACTGTGCGAGCTTGAAATATGTGCTTGATTTCTTTTATCTTTACTATAGGTTGCTGACTGAAAATGATTGGTACAGAAAAGAATATCATTCTCGACAGTGTATACATCGAAACGCTTTGGACTGATTTCAATATTAACCGCTTTATTATCTTCGGACGATCCGATTAAGAGTGATTCTGCTACAAATACTTTAAACTCCTTTGCAATATTAATTGCTTCATCTATGTTCTTCGCATGCTGTAAAATTGTTCTCGCAACAATGGATATAGGTGTTTTCCCACTTAGCGGGATGTGTGATTTCCCCGCATTTAAGCTGATCGTCAATCCTTTTTCATTCATTCCTGAGACAACACCTACCATTCCTGGCCAAGAAACAGCTGCGAAATTATAGCCCTCCGAGGGTTTGATAAACTCGATAATCTTATTTTCAGCAAAGTCCTCGTTGATATAGAAGTCGAAATTCCGAGCAATCAATAATTGCCCGTCTGACGTATGCTGATCCCATAGGGCTACGCTTGAACAGCCGACAAGCATCAAATCCTGCATAGCATGCCCAATATCGTGAGCGCCATGTAGAAGTAAGCTGCGCTCATATTTTGTGCCTATATGCTTCCATTTCTCATTTGCATTTAGCGATAAACCGAAGATCTCTTGTCGATATGATAGAGGTATTTCCGTCAGGATATCTTTATGGTACCATTTTAGAAATTTAACAAGAAATCGTTGCCTTTTCGGATTGGGGATATATTCGGCCATCTTCTTGAAAAATACATCTTCTTGGTTTTGGAACAAGGTCTGCGTTATTTTTCCCTTTTTGTATCCCAGTTCAAAATCATTGCCTTCAATCCGCAATTGCCAATTTCCATAAGGCGAGCGGTTCAGTTGATCATGTTTGTCAAAGATTACACTCGAACTGTCAAATTGCTCATTAAACCGTGATGTTTCGTTTTTTAAGCCCTTAATTGAGCCGCAAGAACTAAAGAGGAGGAACACGCAGAAGAGAAACAGGAACCTAGTCATGCTGCACAGTCTTTAAGAATTCGTCGAAGAACCCGTCTCTGCCTAAGATCTCTCCAGCTGCAAGAAAAGCGGAAATGGTAACCCCAAGAATGCCATGCATCCGCACATCTTGACCTGTTAAAAAAAGATTGCTGACTTTTGTTTTCGGAGAAATCAGACTGCTCAGCGGATCGGAAGCGAGCTTCTCAATACCGTACATACTCCCGCTTGATGTGCCTATATAATCTCTGTAGGTTAGTGGAGTAGAAGTGTATATGGATTTAATATTATTTTGTATATCAGGAATATATGTTGAAAGTGTGGCGATCATTTCACTTGCTACCTTCGCTTTAAATGTCTCGTATTCTTCCCCTCGGAAATGCGGGTCTTTCACGGTATTGGATGTATCCTTCCAAGCTTTCACATTGGAAAAATCCATATAACTAAGCATTGATATGCTACTAGCGTAGGTTTGATTTACTTCCTGCGGACTGCAACTAATCATCATGGATTTGGGCTTTTGCCCTAACCAATTCGACTCATAGGAAAAGACATCTTCTGGGCTTTCGAAGTGATAAATGTTATGATTAAAATAGGGGACACTGTTTTCTTTTAGCGTAATGTGTGTAGAAAACGCAGAGGGCCCTTCTTTAAGCCTTTCTAAGCGCCTAATATAAGGCTTGTTGGTGTTTGTGTGGTCAAAGAGTTTAAAGAGCTTTAGAACGCTTAAATTGGATACAAACAGTTCTGCGGTATATTTGTAATCCTTAGTCTCACAGCTTTCGATGGCATTCCCATCAAAATTTAGTTTTTCGACTTCCTGATAAGTATAAAGCTTTGCTCCATGCTTTCTTAACTGTTTTGTTAATGCTTTGCTGATTTGGCTACCTCCTCGGATACAACGCCAAGCACTCTGAATGTAGGAGTTAATGATTAACGCGTGCATGTAAAATGGGGAATCAGCATGTAAACCATAAAGGAATCCGTTACCGAGTAGCACCGCCTGTAGCTTTTTGTTCGTCGTTAGGCGAGAAATAACGCTAATGCAGCTATCCTTCATAATCTCAGCATCATAGCCATAGCCCTTGTCAAGTTGATACAAGGGAAATTTACTGCAATAATATTTCAGGGTTTCAATATATTCTTCAATCGCTTCCCGTTCCTCTGGAAACACTTTGCTGAGTTGTTCGATAAAGTTTTCATGATCTTGCGCTTGCGGATATGCCGTTGCATCATCCTTAAACCGAATAATATCGAAATGATCTTTGTCTAACTGTTCAAATTGGATATCTGCTAGTATATCTAGGTAACGCCAATATTGGTTAAGATTTTCATTTTTACCTAAAGAACCGATATAATGTACGCCAGAATCGAAGATCTCTCTATCACGAACGAAGGTTTGTAAGTTTCCCCCATATTGGTTATTTTTCTCCAATATGCAGACTTTCTTGCCGGATTTAGCCAGGAGTAGCCCTGTTACTAAGCCCCCGAGTCCGCTTCCCATCACGACAACATCGAAATGTCTAATTTCCTTCATATCGCTCATAAATCTGATAATTAGATTCTTCATGTTGAAGCTTGAAACCTGGAAATTTAGCTTGGTATGTACAACAAACCATTACTATTCGTTCAATTTGATCCGGAATATTCTCTTGAAATTCTGTTAAAGCAGATAGCAAGAGAACCTTCTGGCTTTGCCAAACTTGATCGATTGTTTCGACGTATTGTATGTCAAACTTATTGACGATAAAGCTCGCTTTCGCTATAGCTCGATGCTCGGTGTTGATATTGAAGCTGCGTATTTTTCTTCCTGCAAATTGATGTACTAATAGAAAATCAAGCTGGCCGTAATCTGAAGTGATATGTGCTATTTTCTCCTTCTCTCCGAATTCTTTAAATAGTTTATAATAAATACTATTATGCTTTCTGAAGTCTTTTTTTACTTGAGATAGGATATAAGCATCTTTATATCGATAATTCAAGAACAGCTTTTGTTTAAAGTAGTTTTCATCTTCATTTTGGAGTCTAATTGCTTTAAAGGACTCGCGAAAATATAACGCAATGTTTTTAGATCGTTGTGCGTAGTTTTCTCCAAAACTCAAATCACTTGGATCGATTGGCTCTCCAACATGGATATCAAATATGCCATCATAGATAATGAAATCGCCTTTTGGCAGTGCTTCTGCGTTTCCATGCAGGTAAACGGGGGTGATTGGCATTTGCAGCTCTTCTGACAAGTAGAAGGCTCCTTTATGGAATCTATGGATTTCTGATGTTCTAGATCGCGTGCCTTCAGGAAAAATGGCGATAGAAAAGGTTTCTCCAATTCTATTTTTCAGTTGATCCATTTGTCCTTCGATCCCTGCTGATGTCGATAAAAAGCCTAAAAATCGAACTGCGCGACCAAATACAGGAGAGCGATATACCCAGTCATTGACTAAGAAAACGATTCTAGAGTAGAGTCTGCCAATGCTCAGGCTATCGAGGAAAGAGCTATGATTCGCAATAATGATACTAGGCTTGTCATTTGATATTCGCTCGCCACGGAAGGTACGGTTGCTCTTTTGAAATTTTAGAAATAGAACCGAACGCATATACCAAGACATCCATTTTGAAAACAGAAGTTGCTTGTTCAGTTTTGACATCGGAAGTATCCAGAACAGCCCGCGAATTAAAATTGAAACGAAAATACTAGCAATTGCAAAGTACGCGAATAAGAGTATGCTTTGAACGAGTAATCGTAAGTTTATTGGCGATAGTCCTTTTTTTATCCTGTTAAAAAACAGGAATTTGAATAGAATAGGGTAAAGTACAAATGTAACCAATACAGCGACGCTAACACCAATTAATGCAACCGAGGATATGGATTTAAGTGCGGGGTGCTTTGCAAAAATCAACGCTCCAATGGCGAGAATAGTTGTCAGTACAGCAAGGATAATGGAAGTTCGATAAATTGCCATCTCATCTTTTCCATTAGTATATTGCTTTTGAAGCGCACTGGTCATAAAGATGGTAAAGTCAATTCCATGTCCAAATATGAGGGTACA encodes:
- a CDS encoding phenylacetate--CoA ligase family protein — its product is MIPSIEKKEKAEIRSFQNALLIKQIAYLMSNSPFYQRKFKAENIQLTSIQSIDDLQKVSVTTKTDLQLYNDDFLCVPKKELRDYSTTSGTLGDPVTFGLTENDLERLAYNELLSFECAGVEKGDLVQLMTTIDRRFMAGMAYFLGLRKLGAGIIRVGAGVPPLQWDSILRYEPKYLIAVPSFILKMIEYAEENNIDYKASSVRGVICIGEALRTADLKPTLLASKIQEKWPIKLYSTYASTEMSAAFTECDAFQGGHQHPELIITEVLDENDKPVAEGELGELVITTLGIEAMPLLRFKTGDLVRKYSDACTCGRTTDRLGPVEGRKQQMIKYKGTTLYPPAMHDAVAHFNEVKLHLIEISSNEIGTDEILIRIYSTDQSEEFAAKLRDYFRARLRATPHISFEEEVTLQKIIHNPLSRKPIKFIDNR
- a CDS encoding phytoene desaturase family protein; the protein is MKEIRHFDVVVMGSGLGGLVTGLLLAKSGKKVCILEKNNQYGGNLQTFVRDREIFDSGVHYIGSLGKNENLNQYWRYLDILADIQFEQLDKDHFDIIRFKDDATAYPQAQDHENFIEQLSKVFPEEREAIEEYIETLKYYCSKFPLYQLDKGYGYDAEIMKDSCISVISRLTTNKKLQAVLLGNGFLYGLHADSPFYMHALIINSYIQSAWRCIRGGSQISKALTKQLRKHGAKLYTYQEVEKLNFDGNAIESCETKDYKYTAELFVSNLSVLKLFKLFDHTNTNKPYIRRLERLKEGPSAFSTHITLKENSVPYFNHNIYHFESPEDVFSYESNWLGQKPKSMMISCSPQEVNQTYASSISMLSYMDFSNVKAWKDTSNTVKDPHFRGEEYETFKAKVASEMIATLSTYIPDIQNNIKSIYTSTPLTYRDYIGTSSGSMYGIEKLASDPLSSLISPKTKVSNLFLTGQDVRMHGILGVTISAFLAAGEILGRDGFFDEFLKTVQHD
- a CDS encoding C45 family peptidase; the encoded protein is MTRFLFLFCVFLLFSSCGSIKGLKNETSRFNEQFDSSSVIFDKHDQLNRSPYGNWQLRIEGNDFELGYKKGKITQTLFQNQEDVFFKKMAEYIPNPKRQRFLVKFLKWYHKDILTEIPLSYRQEIFGLSLNANEKWKHIGTKYERSLLLHGAHDIGHAMQDLMLVGCSSVALWDQHTSDGQLLIARNFDFYINEDFAENKIIEFIKPSEGYNFAAVSWPGMVGVVSGMNEKGLTISLNAGKSHIPLSGKTPISIVARTILQHAKNIDEAINIAKEFKVFVAESLLIGSSEDNKAVNIEISPKRFDVYTVENDILFCTNHFQSATYSKDKRNQAHISSSHSQYRLDKLKESIKSNRTYEPKDLAPILRDVTGMSNRNIGYGNEKALNQLIAHHAVIFKPDELIMWVSNNPYQLGTFEAYNLAEIFKSDQPIQAVKSLEIPADPFLETDTFANFLIFRRQLPLLEKAIKQKKSLSAEVLTQFEDSNPNFWLTHKEIADYYYSQNNWEKAAQYYENVLTKEISSEKAKEYIQKRLIKAKKKS